CGTCTTGGAATGATCCACTAAAATCAACAAAGAGCGCTTGGTGACCAATCTCATCGCATCAGCCAGAGGCAAGAGCTTAGTGACACCCTCTTTTTCCAAGAAGTTGACGGCGCGCTCAATGTCTGGCGACATTTGTTCTGCATCGTAGACTGCATAACTGTCTTCTGTAATATTGCTCGCAAACAGCTGCATACCGACTGCAGACCCCAAGGCATCCATATCCAGATTCTTGTGCCCGACTACAAAGACTTGGTCTACACTTCTAATTTTATCTGAAATAGCTGTCATCATTGCTCTGGTACGTGTTCTTGTTCTCTTAACAGAGGCTGCGGAACCACCACCAAAGTAGACTGGGTTCTTGGTTTCATCATTTTCCTTGACAACTACTTGGTCCCCACCACGAACCTCAGCTAGGTTTAAGTTCCTTAGAGCAACTTTCCCTATCTCATCATGATTTCCATCACCATAAGAAAAGCCCATGCTCAAGGTCAATGGCAGCTGTCTCTGTTTTGCCTCCTCACGAAAGGCATCAATCACAGAGAATTTATCATTCATCAAGCCCTCAAGAACTGTGTAATCAGTAAATAAATAAAAGCGATCCATACCCACACGCCGAGAAAACATAGCATACTTACTAGCAAATTCTGAAACAAAATTTGCTACAAAGCTATTGATATGACTAATATCGGAGTCGGAGGTTGCATCTTCTAGATCATCGTAGTTGTCTACCGAGATAACCCCAATCACTGGTCGACTGGTTACCAATTCGACGGTTGCTTCGTACTCCCCAGAAACATCAAAGAAATACAAAACACCTGAGGCCTTATCCATATGAACAGCATATCGTGTTTCGCCCAAGGTAGCATAAGAACCAGGGTTCCCCACAGAAGCCTTGATAATGGTTTGAATCAAGTCAACATCAATTTCGCCTTCTTCAGTCGTCAAAATCAACTCAGCATAAGGATTAAACCATTCGACTTCGCCACTAGATAAGTCTAATTTCAGAACACCAACTGGCATTTGATCGAGCAGCGTGTTCAAGCTATCTTCCGCTTGATGGTTTACGTATTGGATTTGTTCAATTTCGCTCTTTTCATACCGTTTTTTTTGCCAGATGAATAAAAGCAGATAAAGAAGTACAAATAAAAACAAGGCACTGATTGTTACAACATTATTTTGTGAAAAAATAATCAGCATTGTTAAGGTTCCGAAAGTTGCAATCCCTAGTAGAACCGCAGAAATCGGGGTTAAATTATTTTTTTTCATTCTAAACCTCTTGCGCATTATTATATCACAAATGCCCTTAAAAAGCGACCTTTAAAAAGTGGTAAGCCTCCTTTTCCTTATTGATTTTTTTATGGTTTTAATGCAAAAAGGAGAATAAGCTCATTATCCTCCTGCACTAAGATTACTACCATCTAACGTTCAACGATGAGGGCTGTTCCCATCCCTCCCCCGATACAGAGAGTTGCTAAACCAGTTTTGGCATCACGCTTCATCATCTCATGTACCAGAGTCACTAAGATACGACAGCCTGAAGCTCCAATTGGGTGACCGAGAGCAATCGCACCACCATTGACATTGACAATATCTGTGTTAAAGCCAAGTATTTTCCCAACCGCACAAGCCTGAGCAGCAAAGGCTTCATTTGACTCAATCAAGTCAAGCTCATCAACTGTCAAATTGCCTTTTTCAAGAGCTTTGCGAGTCGCATAAATCGGTCCACATCCCATCATCTTAGGATCCAAACCTGCACTTGCATACGAACGAATGCGAGCAATCACTGGAAGTCCTAATTCTTCAGCTTTTTCAGCACTCATGACCAAGACAGCTGCTGCCCCGTCATTGATACCTGAAGCATTTCCCGCCGTAACAGAACCGTCTTTTTTGAAAACAGGACCTAGCTTAGACAAACTCTCCAAGCTGGCATCTTTTCTAGGAAATTCATCTGTATCAAAGACAATAGGATCACCTTTGCGTTGAGGAATGACCACTGGAACAATCTCTTTCTTAAAGCGTCCAGATTCTATAGCCGCCACTGCTCGTTTTTGTGATTCCAAAGCAAGAGCATCTTGTTCATCCCGGCTAATACCATATTCTTCAGCCACATTCTCAGCTGTGATCCCCATATGGTATTCGTTAAAAGCATCAGACAAACCGTCCTTAATCATGGTATCTACCACTTTTGAATCTCCCATACGGCCACCCCAACGGAAACTTGGCAAAACGTATGGAGCCTGACTCATGTTTTCTGCACCACCAGCCACGACAATATCTGCATCGCCACACTGAATCGCTTGAGCAGCCAACTGCACGGCCTTCAAACCGGAACCACAAACCTTGTTGATAGTAAAGGCTGGTGTAAATTCAGGGAGTCCTGCATGAACGCTCATTTGACGAGCTACGTTTTGACCTAAACCTGCGCCTAGGACATTCCCCATAATCACTTCGTCTACCTGCTCTGGTTTGACATTGGCTTTTTCCAAAGCGCTCTTAATGACCAAAGATCCCAAATCAACAGCAGAAACATTCTTCAAGCTCCCTCCAAAGGAACCAATAGGAGTTCGCACTGCTGAAACAATCACCACGTCTTTCATAACTACCTCCATTTATACCTTGTATAATGATGCAATACAAAAGTGGTTTACAATTGTGTAAACCACTTTTACATAGTTGTCAAGGTTTTATGATTCCTTAACTTCTAGCAAACCAACTTCACCATCTTCGCGGCGATACAAAACATTTGTTGTTTGATCTTCTACATCTACATAGATAAAGAAATCATGTCCCAACAAGTCCATTTGAAGAAGAGCTTCTTCCAAATCCATTGGTTTTAAATCAATTTGTTTTGAACGAACCACTTTTGGCTGCACAACATTTGCATCTTCAACTAGAGCATCTGTAAAGAGTTGGCTTGTTGCAACCTTATTTTTATTCTTGCGTTCGATTTTTGTTTTATTTTTTCGAATCTGGCGTTCAATTTTATCTGTTACAAGATCGATAGAACCATACATATCTTGAGAAATATCTTCTGCACGAAGGGTAATTGATCCAAGTGGAATTGTTACTTCAACTTTTGCTGTTTTTTCACGGTAAACTTTCAAGTTGACACGTGCATCCAACTCTTGTTCAGGTTGAAAATATTTTTCGATCTTTTCGAGTTTAGAAACTACATAATTGCGAATTGCTTCTGTTACTTCTAGGTTTTCACCACGGATACTATATTTAATCATATAAGTACCTTCTTTCTAAACATTTTTATTTTTCTAACTATATTATAACGCTTTCATTTTCATTTTGCAAATTTTTTCCTTATCTTACAAGAGAAAAAGTTTTGACTTCCAAAACACCTGCCTCTTCAAAAAGTCGCTTCACACGATTGATAGTCGCCCCTGTCGTATAAATGTCATCAATAACCAAAATCTTCTTAGGAAGAGGGGCTTCCGTTTTAATATAAAAGGGAATTTCCGTAGCTAATCGTTCTGAGCGATTCTTAGAAGAACTAGCCTTCTCTTCTCTTTTCCCTAGTAAGTCTTGAAAAGAAAATCCGGCTGCCTCAACCAAACCTTCAACCTGATTAAATCCCCTCTCAAGCAATCTTTCAGGACTTAGAGGAATTAGCACAAATTCATAGTCTCCATACTTTTTCAACTCATCTGCAAGTACAGGAGTAAAAACCTTTCTAAGCAGAAAATCCCCATCAAACTTATATCGACTAAAGAAGTCTTTCATAGCTTGATTATAGGTGAAGATTGCTTTATGATCAACTTGAATCCCATCTTCACACCAAAGTTTACAATCTTGACACGTTGTTGACAACCCTCTTTTCATGCAGTTTGGACAATGGTCTTCACCAATCTTCTCAAAAGTAGAATCACAAGCTGAGCAAAGATAGTTGTGCTCATTCTTAAACAGTAAGAGGTGACTAAATGTCAAGTCACTCTTTGTTGACTGGCCACATAATAAACAATTCATAATCCCGCCTCCTTATTCATCTGCTTGATTTCCTTGATTGCCTTTTTGATGGAAGTATTTAATCCATCATGAAAGAAGAGCAACTCACCAGTTGGTCTGTCCATACTACGCCCAACTCGCCCACCAATCTGAATCAAGCTAGACTTGGTAAAGAGACGATGATTAGCTTCTACTACGAAAACATCCACACAAGGGAAGGTAACTCCACGTTCCAAGATTGTCGTACTGATCAGTATTGTTAGCTTTCCATCTCGAAAAGCTTGCACCTGCTCTAATCGGTCTTCTGTCACAGAAGACACAAAGCCGATATTTTCTTTTGAAAACTGTTCCTGCAATATTTCTTTTAGTTTCTCGCCTTTTTTAATTTCTGATGCAAAGATTAACAATGGATAACCTGTTCTTCTCTGCTTCTCAATGGAGGTCTTTAATTTGGGTGACAACTGACTCTTATCTAAGTAACGATTAAAATCCGATAACCAAACTGGCTTTGGAATAATCAATGGATTTCCATGAAATCGTCTTGGCAAGCTCAATCGTTTTAATTCTCCTGTGCGAACCTTCTTATCTAACTCATCTGTAGAAGTCGCTGTAAGGAATATCCTTAACCCATCCTCCTTTACACCATTCTTTACAGCATAGTAAAGCATAGAATTGTCAACATAAGGAAAGGCATCTACCTCATCCACTATCAACAAATCAAAGGCATGATAAAATTTTAATAACTGATGCGTCGTTGCAACAACTAGTGGAGTTCGAAAATAGGGCTCTGATTCACCATGAAGTAGTGCTATCTCACAAGCAAAGTCATTCTGCAGTCGCTTATACAATTCCAAACATACATCGATTCGAGGACTGGCCAAACAAACTGCACCACCATCATCAATCACTTTGGCTACAACTTGATAAATCATCTCTGTCTTTCCAGCTCCTGTGACAGCATGAACTAAGGTAGGTTCTCTCCTTTCAACTGCTCGAATCAATCCCTCTGACACCTTCTCTTGAAAAGGAGTCAATTGGCCACGCCATTTGAGAACATCTTGTTTCGGAAAATCCTCCTGTGGAAAATAGTATAAAGCTTGATCACTCCTAACTCGCTTCATCAGCAAGCACTCCCTACAATAGTAAGCGTCAATAGGCAAATACCATTCTTCTAGAATCGTACTATTACAACGTTGACAGAAAAGTTTTCCCTTCTCTTTTCTCATTGCTGGCAGTTTCACGGCCATCTGACGTTCTTCTTTAGTTAATTCTTTCTCAGTAAACAAGCGACCGAGATAATTTGGATTTACTTTCATACTTCTTTATTCGTAAAAATCTAGCGCTTTAGGTGTTTTTTTAGTACAATATAGATCATGGAATTTAGAACAATTAAAGAGGACGGTCAGGTCCAAGAAGAAATCAAAAAATCCCGATTTATCTGTCATGTAAAGCGTGTCTATAGTGAAGAAGAGGCTCGTGATTTCATCACGACCATCAAAAAAGAACACTACAAAGCTACCCATAACTGCTCAGCTTTTATTGTAGGGGAACGAAGTGAAATCAAGCGTACGAGTGATGATGGTGAGCCTAGTGGTACTGCTGGAGTCCCTATGCTCGGTGTCTTAGAAAATCACAATCTTACCAATGTCTGCGTAGTGGTTACTCGCTACTTCGGGGGAATTAAGCTAGGTGCTGGTGGTTTAATTCGTGCTTATGCAGGTAGTGTGGCCTTGGCTGTCAAAGAGATTGGCATTATTGAAATCAAAGAGCAAGCTGGTATAGCCATTCAAATGTCTTACACTCAATACCAAGAGTACAGTAACTTCCTTAAAGAACATGATCTCATGGAGCTGGATACAAACTTTACAGATCAAGTTGATACGATGATTTATGTTGACAAGGAAGAGAAAGAAAATATCAAAGCTGCTCTTGTTGAGTTTTTTAATGGAAAGGTTACTTTAACAGATCAAGGTTTACGTGAAGTTGAGGTTCCTGTAAACTTAGTGTAAACAAAAATATAGATAGCACCTACTAAATTTATTCGCAGATTTACAGCTTAGACCTTTGATATAAAAAAATCCTATCGCTTTGATAGGATTTCTATATTTTACAAATAGCCTTGAGCGCGTTATACTAGTATCATCTTATACAAAGAGGTATATCTATGGCTATTTATAACAATATCACTGAACTAATCGGACAAACACCGATTGTTAAACTTAACAACATTGTTCCAGAGGGTGCTGCAGATGTTTATGTAAAACTTGAAGCTTTTAACCCTGGATCGTCAGTAAAAGACCGTATTGCCCTTAGCATGATTGAAAAAGCGGAACAAGATGGTATTCTAAAACCGGGTGCTACCATTGTTGAAGCAACGAGTGGAAACACTGGTATCGGTCTTTCATGGGTAGGTGCTGCTAAAGGATATAAAGTTGTTATCGTCATGCCTGAAACGATGAGCGTGGAACGACGTAAGATTATCCAAGCCTATGGTGCTGAACTCGTCCTTACTCCTGGTAGTGAAGGAATGAAAGGGGCTATTGCCAAAGCTCAGGAAATCGCCGCTGAACGTGACGGCTTCCTTCCACTCCAATTTAATAATCCAGCTAACCCAGAAGTACACGAAAGAACAACAGGAGCTGAAATACTGGCTGCTTTTGGTTCTGATGGACTAGATGCTTTTGTGGGTGGTGTTGGTACCGGTGGAACGATCTCAGGTGTTTCTCACGCTCTTAAAGCAGCAAATTCAAACATTCAAGTTTATGCAGTTGAAGCAGACGAGTCAGCTATCTTGTCTGGTGAAAAACCAGGACCTCACAAAATTCAAGGTATCTCAGCTGGATTTATTCCTGAAACACTTGATACAAAGGCCTATGATGGTATCGTCCGCGTGACGTCAGATGATGCTCTAGCGCTTGGCCGTGAAATTGGTGGAAAAGAAGGCTTCCTTGTTGGGATTTCTTCAGCTGCAGCGATTTACGGGGCAATTGAGGTTGCCAAGAAATTAGGTACAGGTAAGAAAGTCCTTGCTTTAGCACCAGATAACGGCGAACGTTATCTGTCTACAGCACTCTATGAATTTGAAGTGTAGTCTCCTAAATGCACTTAGCCCTTATTATAGGGCTTTTTCTTTGTTCAATTTAAAGAAAAATCTAAGTTCCCTACAGCAAAAGAAAAAGGAAGCAAATTGCTTCCTCTTTTATCATTAGTTATTCAAGGCTGCTGCCATTGTAGCTGCAACTTCAGCTTCGAAGTCATTTGCAGCTTTCTCGATACCTTCACCAACTTCAAAGCGAGCGAACTCAACTACTGAAGCGTTAACTGAATCAAGGTAAGCTTCAACTGTCTTGCTGTCATCCATGATGTAGACTTGTGCAAGAAGTGTGTAAGCTTGGTCAACTTTAGTGTTGTCAAGCATGAAGCGATCCATTTTACCTGGGATGATTTTGTCCCAGATTTTTTCTGGTTTGCCTTCTGCAGCCAACTCAGCTTTGATGTCAGCTTCAGCTTGAGCAATTACTTCTTCAGTCAATTGTGCTTTTGATCCATACTTCAAGTGTGGAAGAGCTGGTTTACCAACCATTGCACGGCTTTCGTTGTCTTGGTCGATTACGTGGTTCAATTGTGCCAACTCATCTTTAACGAATTGAGCGTCCAATTCTTTGTATGAAAG
Above is a window of Streptococcus oralis subsp. dentisani DNA encoding:
- a CDS encoding YigZ family protein → MEFRTIKEDGQVQEEIKKSRFICHVKRVYSEEEARDFITTIKKEHYKATHNCSAFIVGERSEIKRTSDDGEPSGTAGVPMLGVLENHNLTNVCVVVTRYFGGIKLGAGGLIRAYAGSVALAVKEIGIIEIKEQAGIAIQMSYTQYQEYSNFLKEHDLMELDTNFTDQVDTMIYVDKEEKENIKAALVEFFNGKVTLTDQGLREVEVPVNLV
- a CDS encoding DEAD/DEAH box helicase, translating into MKVNPNYLGRLFTEKELTKEERQMAVKLPAMRKEKGKLFCQRCNSTILEEWYLPIDAYYCRECLLMKRVRSDQALYYFPQEDFPKQDVLKWRGQLTPFQEKVSEGLIRAVERREPTLVHAVTGAGKTEMIYQVVAKVIDDGGAVCLASPRIDVCLELYKRLQNDFACEIALLHGESEPYFRTPLVVATTHQLLKFYHAFDLLIVDEVDAFPYVDNSMLYYAVKNGVKEDGLRIFLTATSTDELDKKVRTGELKRLSLPRRFHGNPLIIPKPVWLSDFNRYLDKSQLSPKLKTSIEKQRRTGYPLLIFASEIKKGEKLKEILQEQFSKENIGFVSSVTEDRLEQVQAFRDGKLTILISTTILERGVTFPCVDVFVVEANHRLFTKSSLIQIGGRVGRSMDRPTGELLFFHDGLNTSIKKAIKEIKQMNKEAGL
- a CDS encoding DHH family phosphoesterase, translated to MKKNNLTPISAVLLGIATFGTLTMLIIFSQNNVVTISALFLFVLLYLLLFIWQKKRYEKSEIEQIQYVNHQAEDSLNTLLDQMPVGVLKLDLSSGEVEWFNPYAELILTTEEGEIDVDLIQTIIKASVGNPGSYATLGETRYAVHMDKASGVLYFFDVSGEYEATVELVTSRPVIGVISVDNYDDLEDATSDSDISHINSFVANFVSEFASKYAMFSRRVGMDRFYLFTDYTVLEGLMNDKFSVIDAFREEAKQRQLPLTLSMGFSYGDGNHDEIGKVALRNLNLAEVRGGDQVVVKENDETKNPVYFGGGSAASVKRTRTRTRAMMTAISDKIRSVDQVFVVGHKNLDMDALGSAVGMQLFASNITEDSYAVYDAEQMSPDIERAVNFLEKEGVTKLLPLADAMRLVTKRSLLILVDHSKTALTLSKGFYELFTQTIVIDHHRRDQDFPENAVITYIESGASSASELVTELIQFQNSKKNRLSRMQASVLMAGMMLDTKNFTSRVTSRTFDVASYLRTRGSDSIAIQEIAATDFEEYREVNELILQGRKLGSDILIAQAKDSTTYDTIVISKAADAMLAMSGIEASFVLAKNTQGFISISARSRSKINVQRIMEELGGGGHFNLAAAQIKDMSLSEVGGKLTQLILDELKEKEKEE
- a CDS encoding acetyl-CoA C-acetyltransferase, which produces MKDVVIVSAVRTPIGSFGGSLKNVSAVDLGSLVIKSALEKANVKPEQVDEVIMGNVLGAGLGQNVARQMSVHAGLPEFTPAFTINKVCGSGLKAVQLAAQAIQCGDADIVVAGGAENMSQAPYVLPSFRWGGRMGDSKVVDTMIKDGLSDAFNEYHMGITAENVAEEYGISRDEQDALALESQKRAVAAIESGRFKKEIVPVVIPQRKGDPIVFDTDEFPRKDASLESLSKLGPVFKKDGSVTAGNASGINDGAAAVLVMSAEKAEELGLPVIARIRSYASAGLDPKMMGCGPIYATRKALEKGNLTVDELDLIESNEAFAAQACAVGKILGFNTDIVNVNGGAIALGHPIGASGCRILVTLVHEMMKRDAKTGLATLCIGGGMGTALIVER
- the hpf gene encoding ribosome hibernation-promoting factor, HPF/YfiA family; the encoded protein is MIKYSIRGENLEVTEAIRNYVVSKLEKIEKYFQPEQELDARVNLKVYREKTAKVEVTIPLGSITLRAEDISQDMYGSIDLVTDKIERQIRKNKTKIERKNKNKVATSQLFTDALVEDANVVQPKVVRSKQIDLKPMDLEEALLQMDLLGHDFFIYVDVEDQTTNVLYRREDGEVGLLEVKES
- a CDS encoding ComF family protein, with translation MNCLLCGQSTKSDLTFSHLLLFKNEHNYLCSACDSTFEKIGEDHCPNCMKRGLSTTCQDCKLWCEDGIQVDHKAIFTYNQAMKDFFSRYKFDGDFLLRKVFTPVLADELKKYGDYEFVLIPLSPERLLERGFNQVEGLVEAAGFSFQDLLGKREEKASSSKNRSERLATEIPFYIKTEAPLPKKILVIDDIYTTGATINRVKRLFEEAGVLEVKTFSLVR
- the cysK gene encoding cysteine synthase A, with product MAIYNNITELIGQTPIVKLNNIVPEGAADVYVKLEAFNPGSSVKDRIALSMIEKAEQDGILKPGATIVEATSGNTGIGLSWVGAAKGYKVVIVMPETMSVERRKIIQAYGAELVLTPGSEGMKGAIAKAQEIAAERDGFLPLQFNNPANPEVHERTTGAEILAAFGSDGLDAFVGGVGTGGTISGVSHALKAANSNIQVYAVEADESAILSGEKPGPHKIQGISAGFIPETLDTKAYDGIVRVTSDDALALGREIGGKEGFLVGISSAAAIYGAIEVAKKLGTGKKVLALAPDNGERYLSTALYEFEV